A single Acetivibrio cellulolyticus CD2 DNA region contains:
- a CDS encoding DUF116 domain-containing protein, whose protein sequence is MYVITYSLRGNQVDSDEYYNNVAIFADQVLSRAEDFFAHSIDPIVEFYSKEEEFAKEYAILDLLILGVLWKVYSGDAMGLDEIPGDMLRLLSNVRNNNDKLKPGIDFLRGIMSTVFLSPDLYDNIASIEPCMGNFDKLVSWLKATGEFNQEVKRLEGLKEYIKTLEAKDAVDLIASAITFALWFENSSEENIGEYTENVERYLNELRPKRYWHEDVIFCGRRRVEYHLNMVGAEIMNRAFKGAFIKVGKKLLLLPACMRLHPASKCKAKETEAGIMCARCSADCQVNQLTKLGSECNFGVVIVPHESSISAAVPGESVFGSDTGVIGVACVLNLISGGLKLKEMGVPAQCVLLDYCGCKNHWHDEGMPTCINVGKLKEILDI, encoded by the coding sequence ATGTATGTAATAACTTATTCACTTAGAGGTAATCAGGTTGATTCAGATGAATACTATAATAATGTTGCCATATTTGCAGATCAGGTATTATCTAGGGCAGAGGACTTTTTTGCTCATTCAATAGATCCGATAGTTGAATTTTATAGTAAGGAAGAGGAATTTGCAAAAGAATATGCTATTTTGGATTTGCTAATACTGGGTGTATTGTGGAAAGTCTACAGCGGTGATGCCATGGGGCTTGACGAAATACCTGGGGATATGCTTAGGCTGCTTTCAAATGTGCGCAATAATAATGACAAGCTAAAGCCGGGAATTGACTTTTTGAGGGGGATAATGTCTACAGTTTTTTTGTCTCCTGATCTCTACGATAATATAGCTTCAATTGAACCATGTATGGGAAACTTTGATAAACTGGTTTCGTGGCTTAAGGCTACAGGCGAGTTTAATCAAGAGGTAAAAAGGCTGGAAGGCCTGAAGGAATATATAAAAACCCTCGAGGCAAAGGATGCGGTTGATTTGATTGCATCTGCGATTACATTTGCGCTGTGGTTTGAGAACAGTAGTGAAGAGAATATCGGGGAGTACACGGAAAATGTTGAAAGATATTTGAACGAATTGCGGCCAAAGCGTTATTGGCATGAGGATGTAATTTTTTGTGGCAGAAGACGAGTTGAGTACCATCTGAATATGGTAGGTGCGGAGATTATGAATAGAGCTTTTAAGGGGGCTTTTATAAAAGTAGGTAAAAAGCTTCTTTTGCTGCCTGCATGCATGAGATTACATCCGGCTTCAAAATGTAAGGCGAAAGAGACGGAAGCTGGTATCATGTGTGCGAGGTGTTCTGCTGATTGTCAGGTTAATCAACTGACCAAGTTAGGCAGTGAGTGTAATTTTGGTGTTGTTATTGTTCCTCACGAATCTTCCATTTCTGCGGCTGTGCCAGGTGAAAGCGTATTTGGCAGTGATACTGGAGTTATTGGAGTTGCATGTGTGCTGAATCTTATATCAGGTGGCTTGAAGCTCAAGGAGATGGGTGTTCCGGCTCAATGTGTGTTGCTTGATTATTGCGGCTGTAAGAATCACTGGCATGATGAAGGGATGCCGACTTGTATTAATGTTGGGAAGTTGAAGGAGATTTTAGATATATAA
- a CDS encoding family 43 glycosylhydrolase: MIFLIPERGLADYPIFSQRYTADPAAVVYNGRLYVYCSHDADATDGQKTYNIPDITCISTDDLKNWTDHGEVFNAKKDSSWAGVSWAPSIVYRNNKFYLYYGNGGNGIGVAVSDSPTGPFKDPLPSALITGNTPGVQPATNMWLFDPGVFVDDDGQAYMYFGGNGQNNIRVIKLGNDMISTVGSATTMSAPRFFEASWMHKYKGKYYFSYASDFSQGASKIEYMMSDKPTTGFTYTGVLLPQPPDNYSNNNHHVTIEFMGNWYTIYHNRNVAKQRGVEPAYQRNVAIDQMFYNSDGTIKQVVPTSDSLKQLKYVNPYVKNTAVNMSKESGTETEVCSEGDRNVSFIQNGDWIQIKGVDFGTSNATSFDARVASNTAGGNIEIRLDSSTGKLVGTCNIEGTGGWQTWATKSCSVSGATGVHDLFLKFTGASDYLFNFSSWKFNSDIIPTSTPAPTTKPRILGDLNDDGNVNSIDFALLKLHLLGTTPLTGDNLLNADVNMDGNANAIDFALIRQYLLGMISSFN; encoded by the coding sequence ATGATTTTCCTCATTCCCGAAAGAGGATTGGCAGATTATCCAATTTTTTCTCAACGTTATACTGCAGACCCAGCTGCAGTAGTATATAACGGTAGGCTTTATGTTTACTGTTCACACGACGCAGATGCTACAGACGGTCAGAAAACTTACAATATCCCCGATATAACCTGTATATCCACGGATGATTTAAAAAACTGGACAGACCATGGAGAAGTTTTTAATGCCAAAAAAGATTCCAGTTGGGCAGGAGTTTCATGGGCTCCTTCAATTGTATACCGCAACAATAAATTTTATCTGTATTATGGCAATGGAGGAAACGGGATTGGAGTAGCAGTGAGTGACAGTCCTACCGGACCCTTCAAAGATCCTCTTCCAAGTGCTTTGATAACTGGAAATACCCCTGGAGTGCAACCCGCAACTAATATGTGGTTGTTTGACCCTGGTGTTTTTGTTGATGATGACGGACAAGCATACATGTATTTTGGAGGAAACGGACAAAACAATATCAGGGTTATCAAACTGGGTAATGATATGATAAGCACAGTGGGTTCTGCTACAACAATGAGTGCTCCTCGCTTTTTTGAAGCTTCATGGATGCATAAGTACAAAGGAAAATATTATTTTTCATATGCCAGCGATTTTTCACAAGGTGCATCCAAGATTGAGTATATGATGAGTGACAAACCTACCACAGGTTTTACATATACGGGAGTTTTATTACCACAGCCACCTGACAATTATAGCAATAATAACCATCATGTCACTATAGAATTTATGGGTAATTGGTATACTATCTATCACAACAGAAATGTAGCTAAACAACGTGGAGTAGAACCTGCATATCAAAGAAATGTAGCTATTGATCAGATGTTTTACAACTCTGACGGAACTATTAAGCAGGTAGTTCCAACCTCAGATAGTTTGAAACAACTTAAATATGTCAATCCTTATGTCAAAAACACTGCTGTAAACATGAGCAAGGAATCCGGCACTGAAACTGAAGTATGTAGTGAAGGCGATCGTAATGTTTCCTTTATACAGAATGGCGACTGGATCCAAATCAAAGGAGTTGATTTTGGTACCAGTAATGCAACAAGTTTTGATGCCAGAGTGGCAAGCAATACAGCCGGCGGAAATATTGAAATCAGGCTTGACAGCTCAACCGGTAAATTAGTTGGAACTTGTAATATAGAAGGAACAGGTGGTTGGCAAACTTGGGCAACGAAATCATGTTCAGTCAGTGGTGCAACTGGTGTTCATGACTTATTTCTTAAATTTACAGGTGCAAGTGATTATTTATTTAATTTTAGTTCGTGGAAATTTAATTCAGATATAATACCAACGTCTACCCCTGCCCCTACAACAAAACCAAGAATTTTAGGCGATTTAAATGATGATGGAAATGTTAACTCAATAGATTTTGCACTATTGAAGCTGCATTTACTAGGCACAACTCCACTTACAGGAGATAATTTGTTAAATGCCGACGTTAATATGGACGGCAATGCAAACGCTATCGACTTTGCATTGATAAGACAATACTTACTAGGTATGATATCTTCTTTCAACTGA
- the uvrA gene encoding excinuclease ABC subunit UvrA — protein MSIRTTIEVSGAKQNNLKNISVEIPRDKLTVITGVSGSGKSSLAFDVIYGEGQRRFLDSISNFAKSRISQLKKAKVDYVRGLSPVIAIEQKKSNNNPRSTVGTVTDINDYMRLLFSTAGIGQCPECGHKLKQLSAAQIAEHIMTLPEGTKIELRAPVYKIFGEDYDFTFHQLREKGFKNLFVDGEAFSLAQKRELDESREYHIELVIDQFTLKNDSYIQLTKSIEAAMLTLDEDIMIKVEVLGGVDEKFYDGFACPSHHYSLCEMQPFHFSFNTPASSCRTCMGVGMSYVVEPRFLIVAPEKSINKGAFKNTIYNPSGKDSYRTVIMYSLSQKYNFSLDTPFNELPKEIVEILLYGTKGEVVEMLQPPFSQKRNWTVGRNRPFQGFVHEFENWYKQYIRKTATSEAFEPTFIKECMIEKICPECHGARLKPQRLQITVGGKNFDELSRMQLPELFEFLEELRFDADIEEVASTIVREINTRLELLIDIGLHYINLGRRSDSISGGEMQRIKMSTQISSELMGMLYVMDEPSIGLHPRDSNRVIETMKKLRDNGNTVIVVEHDIETIMNADHVVEVGPGPGVHGGQIVAQGQIEDIMNSPDSVTGKFLSGKAKIPVPKKRRQLGDLFLSIQGARENNLKNVDLDIPLGVFVCVTGVSGSGKSSMINEILYKQLKIDKTGARIVSGEHDFMFGAELLNNVINIDQTPIGRNSKSNPATYIGIYDKIREVFAMEPEAVAHGYKEIDFSLTHANGTRCEHCAGDGIIVTSLQFMADIETICPVCKGMRFSEEGLEIKYKGKNIAEVLEMTVEEALVFFKENRYLKHKLGIMNELGLGYMRLGQSSTTLSGGEAQRVKLAYELAKIKRGAHNLYILDEPTTGLHLSDIQKLLDCLGRLVDMGHSVFVIEHHIDVIKSADYIIDMGPEGGNGGGYVVAEGTPEQVAMVKASHTGRYLKEVL, from the coding sequence ATGTCAATTCGTACAACTATAGAAGTATCAGGTGCAAAACAAAATAACCTTAAAAATATTTCGGTCGAAATTCCAAGAGACAAGCTGACTGTCATAACCGGAGTTTCAGGTTCGGGTAAGTCTTCTCTGGCATTTGATGTTATTTATGGCGAAGGTCAGCGGCGTTTTTTAGATTCAATCTCAAACTTTGCAAAGAGTAGGATTAGCCAACTCAAAAAAGCCAAGGTGGATTATGTACGCGGACTATCGCCGGTTATTGCTATAGAGCAGAAAAAGAGCAATAATAATCCTCGTTCAACAGTTGGAACTGTCACAGATATCAACGATTACATGCGCCTTTTATTTTCAACGGCAGGTATCGGGCAATGTCCGGAATGCGGGCATAAGTTGAAACAATTGTCGGCTGCACAAATAGCAGAGCATATCATGACTCTTCCTGAGGGAACAAAGATTGAACTTAGAGCCCCAGTATATAAAATATTTGGAGAGGACTATGATTTTACCTTTCACCAATTGCGTGAAAAAGGTTTCAAGAATCTGTTTGTAGACGGTGAAGCATTTTCTTTGGCGCAAAAGCGGGAATTAGATGAGAGCAGGGAATATCATATTGAACTGGTCATTGATCAATTCACTCTAAAAAATGATTCCTATATACAATTAACCAAGTCCATCGAAGCTGCAATGCTGACTTTGGATGAAGACATCATGATCAAAGTGGAAGTATTAGGAGGTGTCGACGAAAAATTTTATGATGGGTTTGCATGCCCTTCTCATCATTATTCATTATGTGAAATGCAGCCTTTTCATTTTTCGTTTAATACACCAGCCAGTAGCTGTCGAACCTGTATGGGTGTAGGTATGTCTTATGTGGTGGAGCCAAGGTTTTTGATTGTGGCACCTGAAAAGAGTATCAACAAAGGCGCATTTAAGAATACAATATATAATCCTTCAGGTAAGGACAGTTACAGAACGGTAATAATGTATAGCTTATCTCAAAAGTATAACTTTAGCCTTGATACACCATTTAATGAGTTGCCTAAGGAAATCGTTGAAATCCTGCTTTACGGAACGAAAGGTGAGGTGGTTGAGATGCTGCAGCCGCCGTTCTCTCAAAAGCGTAATTGGACAGTTGGGCGAAATAGGCCATTTCAAGGCTTTGTACATGAATTTGAAAACTGGTACAAGCAATATATCCGTAAAACAGCAACATCAGAAGCTTTTGAACCTACATTTATAAAGGAGTGCATGATAGAGAAAATCTGCCCTGAATGCCATGGTGCAAGACTTAAACCTCAACGACTTCAAATTACGGTAGGTGGCAAAAATTTTGACGAACTGAGCAGGATGCAGCTTCCGGAATTATTTGAATTTTTGGAAGAACTTCGTTTTGATGCTGATATTGAAGAGGTGGCAAGTACTATCGTCCGTGAGATTAATACTCGCTTGGAGCTTTTGATTGACATCGGTTTGCATTACATAAACTTAGGCCGGAGAAGTGATAGCATTTCCGGTGGTGAAATGCAGAGAATCAAGATGTCAACACAGATTAGCAGCGAATTAATGGGCATGCTCTACGTAATGGATGAACCAAGCATAGGCCTTCATCCAAGAGATTCAAACCGTGTCATAGAAACGATGAAAAAGTTACGTGATAACGGTAATACGGTTATCGTAGTCGAACATGATATTGAGACAATAATGAATGCTGACCATGTGGTTGAAGTTGGGCCAGGTCCAGGAGTACATGGCGGTCAAATTGTTGCACAGGGACAAATTGAGGATATTATGAACTCACCGGATTCTGTTACAGGAAAATTCCTGTCCGGCAAAGCAAAAATTCCGGTACCAAAGAAACGACGCCAGCTTGGGGATTTATTCCTATCCATTCAGGGTGCAAGAGAGAATAACCTTAAAAATGTAGATCTCGATATACCCCTTGGAGTTTTTGTCTGCGTTACTGGTGTTTCCGGTTCGGGAAAGAGTTCCATGATAAATGAAATTCTTTATAAACAATTAAAAATAGATAAAACCGGTGCAAGAATCGTATCCGGCGAGCATGATTTCATGTTTGGCGCGGAATTACTCAATAATGTCATCAATATCGACCAGACGCCTATCGGAAGGAACAGTAAGTCCAATCCGGCAACTTACATTGGTATATACGACAAGATCCGCGAAGTTTTTGCGATGGAGCCGGAGGCGGTAGCCCATGGATACAAGGAGATTGACTTTAGCCTTACCCATGCTAATGGTACACGCTGTGAGCACTGTGCCGGTGATGGTATTATTGTTACAAGCCTTCAGTTTATGGCGGATATCGAAACAATCTGTCCGGTTTGTAAGGGTATGCGTTTTTCTGAAGAGGGACTAGAAATTAAGTATAAGGGCAAGAATATTGCTGAAGTCCTGGAGATGACAGTTGAAGAAGCGCTTGTGTTTTTTAAGGAAAACCGTTATTTAAAACATAAACTGGGCATTATGAATGAACTTGGGCTTGGTTATATGCGTCTTGGACAAAGTTCAACGACTCTGTCAGGCGGGGAAGCGCAAAGGGTAAAGCTGGCTTATGAATTGGCCAAGATCAAGAGGGGTGCGCATAATTTATATATATTGGATGAACCTACAACAGGACTTCATTTATCAGATATTCAAAAGCTGTTGGACTGCCTTGGAAGATTGGTCGATATGGGCCATTCCGTATTTGTAATTGAGCATCACATAGACGTTATAAAATCAGCCGATTACATCATAGATATGGGCCCTGAAGGCGGTAACGGCGGGGGCTATGTTGTTGCTGAAGGAACGCCGGAACAGGTTGCCATGGTAAAAGCGTCACATACGGGAAGATATTTAAAGGAAGTTCTTTAG